In Candidatus Poribacteria bacterium, the following are encoded in one genomic region:
- a CDS encoding circularly permuted type 2 ATP-grasp protein yields the protein MENWKVIDDSYNTAHSADLPYGSTGDFPTGQIDEMLNRDGRINPHWHAFVQALDTLGLAEMESRDNEVKRLLRENGVTYVLHGEQHGHRPWELDPIPFIISNTDWQTISNGLTQRAELLNLILNDLYGERTLIKDGVIPPEVVYAHAGFLRACVGLASSGFPFLLNYAADLARGPDGNIWILSDRAQAPSGAGYALENRTVLARALPNFFGEVGVHRLSFFFRALQNSVADLQYQLESAIRIAPHQAENPHVVVLTPGPLNETYFEHAYLANYLGYTLVQGDDLTVWDGRVWLKSLDGLRPVDIILRRVDDTFCDPLELRQDSQLGVAGLLEAIRQGNVIVINPPGSGVLENPGLMPFLPGISKHLMGEDLRLPSVATWWCGEPKQREYVLANLEKLVIKTIHRQPGEGPLFGMQLSKAALDTLRIQINANPHLYVGQEHIHLSTTPSLIEGKLEPRRAILRCFLFAEKEGYAVMPGALTRCAGDRGELTISIQDGGVSKDTWVLASEPEPHVSLWQRRITEVRGPASTNPAGLSSRAAENLFWVGRYAERAEGQARLLRIMLDKVKMSQMGLETSTLGEVPPSTVFTEIVGEDAREVSELAYLRSMLRSLTGLRSSHPGFVRKDEQSLESELLSIMRDTENSGSLVSTLQALLSAAYAVRDRWSTDTWRVMNNIEDLCAALDRRMPKEGDTDAQILTDFILQDTELAALDQLMIFLSALSGLNAESMTQTIGWISMDMGRRIERAMLLIVLCRSSLVAVQDEWIERLLLESVLAAAESLITYRSRYRAALHFPTVLELLLLDEHNPRSLLYQLKRLEEQIRVLPREKLGYRLSEEEQLILEALTQLQLSDTVELSERSEHTTQRRGLEKLLVRLAQIMIAISDVLTQTYFSHVQGPQQLF from the coding sequence ATGGAAAATTGGAAGGTGATTGACGATAGTTATAACACCGCTCATTCCGCTGACTTGCCTTATGGAAGTACAGGCGACTTTCCGACTGGACAGATTGATGAAATGCTGAACCGGGATGGACGGATCAATCCGCACTGGCACGCCTTTGTGCAGGCACTCGACACCTTAGGACTCGCAGAGATGGAATCTCGCGACAACGAGGTGAAACGCCTGCTCCGTGAGAATGGTGTTACTTACGTCTTACACGGGGAGCAGCACGGACATCGTCCATGGGAACTTGATCCCATTCCATTTATCATCTCGAACACTGACTGGCAAACGATCTCTAATGGACTTACCCAACGTGCGGAACTGCTGAACCTGATTTTGAACGATCTCTACGGGGAACGCACCTTGATCAAAGATGGGGTGATACCACCGGAAGTGGTTTATGCACATGCAGGGTTTTTACGGGCGTGTGTCGGACTTGCTTCCTCTGGATTCCCATTCCTGCTGAATTATGCCGCCGATTTGGCACGCGGACCAGATGGCAATATATGGATACTCAGTGATCGGGCACAAGCACCATCAGGTGCCGGTTACGCGCTCGAAAACCGTACCGTTCTTGCGCGAGCACTGCCGAATTTCTTTGGCGAAGTCGGCGTTCATCGACTCTCCTTTTTCTTCCGTGCACTCCAAAACAGTGTGGCAGATCTGCAATATCAACTCGAAAGTGCCATCCGTATCGCGCCGCACCAGGCAGAAAATCCGCACGTCGTTGTACTCACCCCTGGTCCCCTCAACGAAACTTACTTTGAGCATGCCTATCTCGCGAATTACCTCGGTTATACTTTAGTCCAAGGTGACGATTTGACGGTGTGGGATGGACGGGTCTGGCTAAAATCACTTGACGGTTTACGTCCCGTCGATATCATCCTGCGCCGAGTAGACGACACCTTCTGTGACCCGTTGGAACTCCGACAAGATTCGCAACTTGGCGTTGCCGGCTTACTGGAAGCAATTCGACAGGGAAACGTGATCGTGATAAACCCACCCGGCAGCGGTGTTTTGGAAAATCCGGGGTTGATGCCCTTCCTGCCGGGCATCTCAAAGCACTTGATGGGCGAAGACCTCCGTCTCCCATCTGTTGCAACATGGTGGTGTGGGGAACCGAAGCAGCGGGAATATGTGTTGGCGAACCTTGAAAAGTTGGTTATTAAAACCATTCACCGTCAACCAGGGGAAGGACCGCTGTTTGGGATGCAGCTTAGCAAGGCGGCACTTGACACACTCCGTATCCAGATTAATGCAAATCCGCACTTGTATGTCGGACAGGAACATATTCACTTATCGACAACACCTTCGTTGATTGAAGGGAAACTTGAACCACGCCGCGCAATCCTCCGTTGTTTTCTATTTGCTGAAAAAGAGGGCTACGCCGTGATGCCCGGTGCACTCACGCGTTGTGCCGGAGACAGAGGTGAGTTGACGATCTCAATCCAAGATGGTGGTGTTAGTAAGGATACTTGGGTGCTCGCTTCAGAACCTGAGCCGCATGTCAGTTTATGGCAGCGGCGTATCACTGAGGTGCGGGGTCCTGCTTCTACGAATCCTGCTGGATTGTCGAGTCGGGCAGCTGAAAACCTGTTCTGGGTCGGTCGCTATGCGGAACGCGCCGAGGGACAGGCACGTCTCCTCCGAATTATGTTGGATAAGGTCAAGATGAGCCAGATGGGTTTGGAGACTTCGACTTTAGGCGAGGTGCCACCGTCCACTGTTTTCACGGAGATTGTTGGCGAAGATGCGAGAGAGGTTTCTGAACTTGCGTACCTCCGTAGTATGCTTCGTTCTCTCACGGGTTTAAGGTCGTCTCACCCCGGTTTTGTCAGAAAAGACGAACAATCACTGGAAAGCGAACTCCTTTCCATCATGCGGGATACAGAAAACAGCGGGAGTCTCGTGTCAACGCTTCAGGCACTCCTTAGTGCGGCGTATGCTGTCCGAGATCGCTGGTCCACCGATACGTGGCGTGTGATGAACAATATTGAGGATTTATGCGCCGCACTTGATAGACGTATGCCCAAAGAAGGCGACACAGACGCACAGATACTAACGGATTTTATCTTACAAGACACAGAATTGGCTGCACTCGATCAGCTCATGATTTTTCTTTCAGCATTAAGCGGACTTAACGCCGAGAGCATGACCCAAACGATCGGCTGGATCAGCATGGATATGGGGCGGCGTATTGAACGTGCGATGCTTCTGATTGTGCTGTGTCGTTCCAGTCTCGTCGCAGTGCAAGATGAATGGATCGAACGACTCCTACTTGAATCTGTTCTCGCTGCGGCTGAAAGTTTGATCACGTATCGCAGTCGATATCGCGCAGCACTTCACTTTCCAACTGTTCTTGAATTGCTACTTCTCGATGAACACAATCCACGCTCACTTCTATATCAATTAAAACGGCTTGAGGAACAAATCCGTGTGCTTCCGAGAGAAAAACTCGGCTATCGACTCAGCGAGGAAGAACAACTCATTTTGGAGGCACTAACGCAGTTGCAGCTTTCCGATACAGTGGAACTCTCGGAACGTTCGGAGCATACAACACAACGTAGAGGATTAGAAAAACTCTTGGTCCGGCTCGCGCAGATAATGATTGCTATCTCCGATGTCCTGACGCAGACCTATTTCAGTCACGTCCAAGGACCCCAGCAGCTTTTTTAG
- a CDS encoding glucuronate isomerase yields the protein MNVSESNHAQKIATTEELKTTVLDAVDTQSVTDIHTHLFSPPFGELLLWGIDELLTYHYLIAEVFRNADVSYQQFWAMSQTEQAELIWQTLFIENSPLSEACRGVVTTLDALGLDVGSRNLQDYRDYFADTTVEAFIDTVFERAKVSKVVMTNDPFDSAEAPVWQSGDTGDTRFEAALRMDVLINTYEEVGYEHLRGLGYDVDPSLSTKKTYKEIRRFLETWIQRMNPKYMAVSLPPDFQYPDDGVLGRLFDNCILPISREFNVPFALMIGVKRAVNPQLQMAGDGSGKADLTSLETLLRENPDNKFLVTLLSRENQHELCVIGRKFKNLMIFGCWWFMNNPSVIEEITRERIELLGLSVIPQHSDARILDQLLYKWKHSRRIIADVLVEKYQTVLDVGWTLTSAEIERDVNNLFGGNFERFLNGN from the coding sequence ATGAACGTTTCTGAATCGAACCATGCACAGAAAATTGCTACTACAGAAGAACTAAAAACCACCGTTTTAGATGCTGTGGACACTCAAAGTGTCACAGATATCCACACACACCTCTTTAGTCCTCCGTTCGGTGAGTTATTGCTATGGGGAATTGATGAACTGCTGACCTACCACTACCTCATCGCTGAAGTGTTCCGCAACGCTGACGTCTCATACCAACAATTTTGGGCGATGTCACAGACGGAACAAGCGGAATTGATCTGGCAAACATTGTTCATTGAGAATTCACCATTGAGCGAGGCGTGCCGCGGTGTCGTGACAACTTTAGATGCGTTAGGCTTGGATGTCGGATCGCGAAACCTACAGGACTATCGCGACTATTTTGCGGATACGACCGTCGAGGCTTTTATTGACACCGTCTTTGAACGCGCGAAAGTCTCTAAAGTGGTGATGACGAACGATCCGTTCGATTCGGCAGAAGCACCCGTATGGCAATCCGGCGACACTGGCGACACGCGGTTTGAAGCGGCTCTCCGAATGGATGTCCTCATCAACACCTACGAAGAAGTCGGTTATGAACATCTTCGCGGTCTCGGCTACGATGTCGATCCGAGTCTATCAACGAAAAAAACCTACAAAGAAATTCGCCGATTTTTAGAGACGTGGATTCAACGAATGAACCCGAAGTACATGGCGGTCTCTCTCCCACCGGATTTCCAATACCCCGATGATGGTGTTCTCGGACGGTTGTTTGACAACTGTATATTACCGATCTCCCGTGAATTTAACGTTCCATTCGCACTCATGATCGGCGTGAAGCGTGCGGTTAATCCACAACTTCAGATGGCAGGCGATGGAAGTGGAAAGGCAGACTTGACAAGTCTGGAAACACTACTCCGTGAAAATCCTGATAATAAGTTTCTCGTTACACTCCTATCGCGTGAAAATCAGCACGAGTTGTGTGTGATCGGACGAAAATTCAAAAATCTAATGATATTCGGATGTTGGTGGTTTATGAACAATCCGAGCGTCATTGAGGAGATCACACGAGAACGGATTGAATTGCTCGGTTTGAGCGTCATCCCGCAACACTCGGATGCGAGAATTTTGGATCAACTCCTCTATAAGTGGAAACACTCACGACGAATTATCGCAGACGTTTTGGTAGAAAAATATCAGACAGTCCTTGATGTCGGGTGGACACTGACTTCAGCAGAAATTGAACGCGATGTCAATAACCTGTTCGGCGGGAATTTCGAGCGATTTCTGAATGGGAACTAA
- a CDS encoding alpha-E domain-containing protein: MLSRVAESIYWMSRYIERAENVARFVDVNLQLILDAPADMQTQWEPLVATTGDDEVFAERYGESSREAVIRFLAFDAENPNSIVSCLRAGRENARSVRENISSEMWEQLNDAYLLVANTSEQWAMDEPHEFFREIKLASHLFMGLTDNIMSHSEAWHFSQLGRLIERADKTSRIVDVKYFILLPSIWDVNTPFDDIQWGALLHSASGFEMYRRTYGLISPDDVVAFLLLDRDFPRSVLYCLSKAEESLHAISGTPSETFSNPAEQRLGQLRAEFAYTQVKQILSTGLHEFLDAFQTKLNLVGDDIHKTFLALRPVNGESANSLSKVPTT; the protein is encoded by the coding sequence ATGCTAAGTCGCGTTGCAGAATCAATTTACTGGATGAGTCGCTACATAGAACGTGCTGAAAACGTTGCCCGTTTTGTGGATGTTAACTTGCAACTGATTCTTGATGCACCAGCCGATATGCAGACGCAGTGGGAACCGTTGGTTGCTACGACAGGTGATGATGAGGTATTCGCTGAGCGATACGGGGAATCATCACGCGAGGCGGTAATTCGGTTTTTGGCATTCGACGCTGAAAATCCGAATTCGATTGTCTCGTGTCTGCGAGCTGGACGTGAAAATGCCCGGTCGGTACGCGAAAACATCTCATCAGAGATGTGGGAACAGTTAAATGATGCCTACTTATTAGTGGCAAACACCTCCGAACAGTGGGCAATGGATGAACCGCATGAATTCTTTCGAGAAATCAAACTCGCCTCCCACCTCTTCATGGGACTGACAGATAACATCATGTCACATAGCGAAGCGTGGCATTTCAGCCAGTTGGGACGTCTTATCGAACGCGCTGATAAAACATCAAGAATCGTTGATGTCAAATACTTTATTTTACTGCCATCTATCTGGGATGTGAACACGCCATTTGACGATATTCAGTGGGGCGCGCTGCTCCATTCCGCCAGTGGCTTTGAAATGTATCGTCGGACGTATGGGCTTATCTCACCCGACGATGTTGTGGCGTTTCTACTCTTAGATCGCGATTTCCCGCGCTCTGTGCTTTACTGTCTCTCCAAGGCAGAGGAGTCCCTACACGCCATCTCTGGTACTCCCTCAGAGACATTCTCGAATCCGGCAGAGCAGCGTTTGGGACAGTTGCGTGCTGAATTTGCGTATACTCAAGTCAAACAGATTCTCTCGACGGGTTTGCACGAATTTCTTGATGCCTTCCAAACTAAGTTGAACTTAGTCGGTGATGATATCCATAAGACCTTTTTGGCTTTGCGCCCCGTCAATGGAGAATCCGCGAACAGCCTGTCAAAGGTACCCACTACCTGA
- a CDS encoding nucleotide pyrophosphohydrolase, whose protein sequence is MRIEAFQKQIEDIYYTRDAERGVPLTFTWFVEEVGELAKEIRKQPQDITRLHEEFADVFAWLATLASLLGISLEDAAKIYAEGCPKCSETPCCC, encoded by the coding sequence ATGAGAATTGAAGCGTTTCAGAAACAGATTGAAGATATCTACTACACACGCGATGCTGAGCGTGGCGTGCCACTAACCTTTACATGGTTCGTTGAAGAGGTGGGCGAGTTAGCGAAAGAGATCCGCAAGCAACCACAAGACATAACGCGGCTCCATGAGGAGTTTGCCGATGTTTTTGCATGGCTCGCTACATTAGCAAGCCTGCTCGGTATCTCTCTTGAGGATGCCGCGAAAATCTACGCAGAGGGTTGCCCGAAGTGCAGCGAAACCCCCTGTTGTTGTTAA
- a CDS encoding transposase, producing the protein MRKAYKHKLQNQSNTIRLGNMIDDMWDIHVHVLLLARRYYRMFGKNLSANRINKHITKLKKRTKPHWADLPSQVIQDVVLRYGKSRDAFFDNIKARKAGETTRKVGFPKIKPRQKYNSMTFTQAGYTLEDNRIKINCIDTWFSFHKHREINGVIKTITIKRDRCGDYWICFSCENVNDSEPKAKTGKSAGFDYGNKTFLTSDEGTKIESPQFFKQSLKTLRSLNKALSRKVKGSNNWYRTYRALARHHRKVARQREDWQWKRADELCTAFLAA; encoded by the coding sequence ATGAGAAAAGCCTACAAACATAAACTACAAAATCAATCTAACACAATCAGACTTGGCAATATGATTGACGATATGTGGGATATACACGTTCATGTCCTACTATTGGCACGTCGGTATTATCGTATGTTCGGTAAGAACCTTTCAGCCAATCGCATCAATAAGCATATCACAAAACTCAAAAAGCGAACAAAACCACATTGGGCAGACCTACCAAGTCAAGTTATTCAAGACGTTGTGTTACGTTACGGCAAATCTCGGGACGCTTTTTTTGATAACATAAAAGCTCGTAAAGCGGGTGAAACAACACGTAAAGTTGGTTTTCCGAAGATAAAACCGCGTCAGAAATACAACTCAATGACGTTTACACAAGCAGGCTACACACTTGAAGATAATCGTATCAAAATCAATTGTATAGACACATGGTTCTCTTTTCATAAACACCGTGAAATTAACGGTGTCATTAAAACGATCACAATCAAACGCGATAGGTGCGGCGACTATTGGATATGCTTTTCGTGCGAGAATGTTAACGATTCCGAACCCAAAGCCAAGACGGGTAAGAGCGCAGGTTTTGATTACGGAAACAAAACATTCCTAACAAGCGACGAAGGCACTAAGATAGAATCTCCGCAGTTTTTCAAACAATCTCTCAAGACGTTACGATCTCTCAACAAAGCATTGAGTCGTAAAGTCAAAGGTTCTAACAATTGGTATCGTACGTACCGTGCTTTAGCACGGCACCACAGAAAAGTTGCCCGACAAAGAGAAGATTGGCAGTGGAAACGTGCTGACGAACTCTGCACAGCGTTCTTGGCTGCCTAA
- a CDS encoding transglutaminase family protein: MAIHVAINHKSLYRYDRLVNLSPHVFRLRPAVHCRTPIEAYSLRIEPENHFINWQQDPFGNYQARVVFLEPTRALSVEVDLVADMTIINPFDFFLETSAEHYPFTYDAQLKEELAPFLEIKENGPLLTAWLEDVPRTKQETNDFLVDINQRLWKDVKYTIRMEPGVQSCEETLEKQIGSCRDTGWLLVQILRHLGLAARFVSGYLVQLVADQKPVDGPAGPPQDFTDLHAWCEVYAPGAGWVGLDPTSGLFAGEGHIPLACVPDPVSAAPVTGYTDPCETEFTYSNTVQRIHEDPRVTKPYTETQWAHINGLGQQVDEDIIRNDIRLTMGGEPTFVSIDDTEGEEWDTEADSPRKRELGAGLLLRLRDSFGPGGALYYGQGKWYPGEPLPRWKFGCFWRKDGVPVWRNDKLLAEPHKDYGFGAQDAERFVHHLVKRLGLLPDQIVPAYEDAFFFLWTEERLPVNIDPLEFDFKEASERHRLAQLLQTDTLGEPIGYALPLRWDLVANVWESCSWRFRGGRMFLTPGDSSIGLRLPLESLEWVPEEQQEIVYERDPLEPCEESLEVLGADHTEDTPATENRDTQTQKSRDHNHRDGALPPIFQTALCIEPRDGRLHIFMPPLTHVEHYLQLLEATEATAEALNMPVILEGYEIPHDSRIESLDVTPDPGVVEVNIHPAKNWEEVVQNTTTLYEQARLEGLGAEKFMLDGRHMGTGGGNHIVVGGATPADSPFLRRPDLLRSLITHWQHHPSLSYLFSGTFIGPTSQAPRVDEGRDEQLYELEVAFEQMPSVEMIGDAEDVPPWLVDRLLRHLMVDLTGNTHRAEFCIDKLYSPDSASGRLGLLELRAFEMPPHAQMSIVQMLLVRALIAKFWKTPYKGKLVRWGTELHDRFMLYHYVRADIQEVITELQEAGYPFEMAWLDPFFEFRFPKLGSVNIRDIEIELRMAIEPWHVLGEEVTRAGTSRFVDSSVERLQVRVSGLTDSRYIVTCNGRRLILHNTGTHGEYVGGVRYRAWQPPSALHPTIGIHSPLVFDIIDTWNGRSIGGCTYHVSHPGGRHYDTFPVNAYEAESRRVNRFGTDGHTPSVMQPPPVSASTGEFSPAGNPPGPMVVPPEETNAEYPYTLDLRRNS, from the coding sequence ATGGCTATCCATGTAGCAATCAACCACAAATCTCTGTATCGCTATGATCGGCTTGTCAACCTGTCTCCACACGTTTTTCGGTTGAGACCTGCGGTCCACTGCCGCACACCGATTGAAGCGTATTCACTCAGAATCGAACCTGAGAATCATTTTATTAACTGGCAGCAGGATCCATTCGGTAATTATCAGGCTCGTGTTGTTTTCTTGGAACCCACGCGTGCTTTGTCAGTTGAAGTCGATCTTGTTGCGGATATGACCATCATCAATCCGTTCGATTTTTTCCTGGAAACGAGTGCCGAACACTATCCATTCACTTACGACGCGCAGCTCAAAGAGGAATTAGCCCCTTTCCTTGAGATCAAAGAAAATGGTCCCCTGCTTACAGCTTGGTTAGAAGATGTTCCACGGACGAAGCAGGAAACGAATGATTTTCTCGTTGACATTAACCAACGCCTATGGAAAGATGTAAAGTACACGATTCGGATGGAACCGGGTGTCCAATCCTGTGAAGAGACGTTAGAAAAGCAGATCGGTTCATGCCGGGATACGGGTTGGTTGCTCGTTCAGATTTTACGCCACCTTGGCTTAGCCGCTCGGTTTGTCTCTGGATACCTCGTCCAACTTGTTGCGGATCAAAAACCTGTAGACGGACCCGCCGGTCCACCCCAAGACTTTACCGATTTACATGCTTGGTGCGAGGTTTACGCACCCGGTGCAGGCTGGGTAGGGTTGGATCCTACGTCCGGCTTATTTGCAGGCGAAGGGCATATTCCGTTGGCGTGTGTGCCGGATCCGGTGAGTGCGGCACCCGTCACTGGCTATACAGATCCGTGTGAAACAGAATTTACCTATAGCAACACCGTCCAGCGTATCCATGAAGACCCGCGCGTGACAAAACCTTACACGGAAACGCAGTGGGCTCATATTAATGGCCTCGGACAGCAGGTTGACGAAGATATAATTCGGAACGACATTCGACTGACAATGGGCGGTGAACCTACTTTTGTATCCATTGATGACACGGAAGGTGAGGAATGGGATACCGAGGCGGACAGTCCGAGGAAAAGGGAATTGGGAGCAGGACTTTTACTGCGTTTGCGCGATAGTTTCGGACCCGGTGGCGCGCTCTATTATGGACAAGGAAAATGGTACCCCGGCGAGCCGTTACCCCGTTGGAAGTTCGGGTGTTTTTGGCGGAAGGACGGGGTCCCCGTTTGGCGAAACGATAAGCTTCTCGCCGAACCACATAAAGACTATGGTTTCGGTGCTCAAGATGCCGAGAGATTCGTGCACCACCTCGTCAAACGCTTGGGACTCTTGCCCGATCAAATAGTCCCCGCTTATGAAGACGCGTTTTTTTTCCTTTGGACGGAAGAGAGACTTCCTGTCAACATTGATCCGCTTGAATTTGATTTCAAGGAAGCTTCCGAACGACACCGACTCGCGCAACTTCTACAGACTGACACGCTCGGGGAACCGATCGGGTACGCGCTACCGCTCCGTTGGGATCTTGTAGCTAATGTTTGGGAGAGTTGTTCGTGGCGTTTTAGGGGTGGACGCATGTTCTTAACCCCCGGTGATTCATCTATCGGGTTACGTCTACCCTTGGAGTCTTTAGAGTGGGTGCCGGAGGAACAGCAGGAGATAGTTTACGAACGCGACCCTCTGGAGCCATGCGAGGAAAGTTTGGAGGTATTGGGCGCAGACCACACGGAAGACACACCTGCAACTGAAAATAGAGATACACAAACTCAGAAGTCACGCGATCACAATCATCGTGATGGCGCGCTTCCGCCGATTTTTCAAACAGCTCTGTGCATTGAACCGCGGGACGGACGATTGCACATTTTTATGCCCCCTTTGACGCATGTAGAGCATTATCTGCAGCTTCTTGAGGCAACTGAGGCGACTGCCGAAGCGTTGAACATGCCGGTGATTCTCGAAGGATATGAGATTCCGCATGATTCTCGGATTGAATCCTTAGACGTGACACCCGATCCAGGCGTGGTTGAGGTGAACATTCATCCGGCGAAAAATTGGGAGGAAGTGGTCCAGAATACCACGACCCTTTACGAACAAGCGCGGTTAGAAGGACTTGGTGCTGAGAAATTCATGTTGGACGGTAGGCACATGGGAACCGGTGGCGGCAATCATATTGTAGTTGGTGGTGCTACTCCTGCGGATAGTCCATTTCTGAGGCGACCGGATTTACTGAGAAGTCTTATCACCCACTGGCAACATCACCCCAGTTTGTCTTATCTCTTTTCCGGTACATTTATTGGACCCACGAGTCAGGCACCTCGAGTGGACGAAGGACGTGATGAACAACTCTATGAACTTGAGGTCGCTTTTGAACAGATGCCGTCTGTGGAAATGATCGGTGATGCTGAAGATGTTCCACCTTGGTTGGTAGACAGGTTGCTGAGACACCTTATGGTAGATCTCACGGGGAATACGCATCGTGCGGAATTCTGTATTGATAAACTCTATTCCCCTGATTCAGCAAGTGGAAGACTCGGACTGCTTGAGCTTCGGGCTTTCGAGATGCCACCGCATGCACAGATGAGCATTGTGCAGATGCTGTTAGTGCGCGCATTAATCGCCAAATTCTGGAAGACCCCTTACAAGGGGAAACTCGTGCGCTGGGGGACAGAATTGCATGACCGATTCATGCTGTATCACTACGTTCGGGCTGATATACAGGAGGTCATTACCGAACTGCAAGAGGCTGGTTATCCGTTTGAGATGGCATGGTTGGATCCATTTTTTGAATTCCGTTTCCCGAAGTTAGGCAGTGTGAATATACGAGATATTGAAATCGAATTGAGGATGGCGATTGAACCGTGGCATGTGTTGGGCGAGGAGGTTACCCGAGCAGGTACCTCACGTTTTGTTGATTCATCTGTTGAAAGGCTTCAGGTGAGAGTATCTGGATTGACGGACTCCCGATACATTGTGACGTGCAACGGGCGTCGTTTAATTCTTCACAATACAGGGACACATGGGGAATACGTTGGTGGAGTGCGCTATCGTGCATGGCAACCCCCATCAGCATTGCATCCAACTATCGGTATACACTCACCGCTTGTGTTTGACATCATTGACACGTGGAACGGTCGTTCAATCGGAGGTTGCACCTATCATGTCTCGCATCCGGGTGGGCGGCACTACGACACCTTCCCTGTCAACGCCTACGAGGCGGAATCCCGACGCGTGAATCGGTTCGGGACTGACGGACATACGCCGAGCGTTATGCAACCGCCTCCGGTTTCGGCATCAACCGGAGAGTTTTCTCCAGCAGGGAATCCGCCGGGTCCGATGGTCGTTCCACCGGAAGAAACAAATGCCGAATATCCGTACACATTGGATCTCCGTAGAAACTCTTGA
- a CDS encoding transglutaminase family protein: MNYKIIHKTEYSYSDSVNLCYNEARLTPRSFVHQHCSNSQFVVDPEPGACRERQDFFGNTVYYFTIQQPHRELTVTVTSHVQVSGREMQLDFAEHLAWEEIRQRIHTDMDPEVLELRQYILDSPMIPMMSELQTYAEKSFAKERPLLEAVEELTTRLYTDFTYDPNFTTIATPLADVIRHRRGVCQDFAHLGIGCLRALGLAARYVSGYIETDPPPDQARLVGADASHAWFSVYLPQLGWVDFDPTNNQKPIDRHITIAWGRDYSDVTPLKGVIFGSGTHELSVSVDCQRFLNNSQDGQ; the protein is encoded by the coding sequence ATGAACTACAAGATTATTCACAAAACCGAATACAGTTACAGCGACTCGGTGAACCTCTGTTACAACGAAGCGCGCTTGACGCCTCGAAGTTTTGTGCATCAACACTGTAGCAATAGTCAATTCGTTGTCGATCCCGAACCTGGGGCGTGCCGAGAACGCCAGGATTTCTTCGGAAATACCGTCTACTATTTCACAATCCAGCAGCCGCATCGGGAACTCACCGTTACAGTTACGAGTCATGTGCAAGTCAGTGGCAGAGAGATGCAATTAGATTTCGCCGAACATTTGGCTTGGGAAGAGATACGCCAGCGGATACACACAGATATGGATCCAGAGGTTCTGGAGTTGCGACAGTACATCCTCGACTCCCCAATGATTCCGATGATGTCTGAACTCCAGACTTATGCTGAGAAGTCATTTGCCAAAGAACGACCCCTCCTTGAAGCGGTTGAAGAGTTAACCACTCGCCTCTACACTGACTTCACTTATGACCCGAATTTCACAACAATCGCGACACCGTTGGCGGATGTGATACGGCACCGGCGAGGGGTCTGTCAAGATTTTGCGCATCTCGGTATTGGCTGTCTACGGGCGTTGGGGCTTGCTGCCCGTTATGTCAGCGGGTATATTGAAACCGATCCACCACCCGACCAGGCCCGGTTAGTAGGTGCTGATGCATCCCATGCATGGTTTTCGGTCTATCTTCCGCAACTTGGCTGGGTAGATTTCGATCCAACAAATAACCAAAAACCGATAGATCGACATATCACAATTGCGTGGGGACGAGATTACTCGGATGTAACACCGCTGAAGGGCGTTATTTTTGGAAGTGGTACACATGAATTGTCCGTTTCGGTCGATTGCCAACGGTTTTTAAATAATTCGCAAGACGGTCAATGA